A single region of the Roseivivax sp. THAF197b genome encodes:
- a CDS encoding rhomboid family intramembrane serine protease, with protein sequence MFPIRDHNPSGRIPFVTYGLIAVNVAVFVGYFGLFSNPQMLNMFFWDWALIPARISQGDGLGGFATSMFLHGGIMHLLGNMLFLFIFGDNVEDEMGHLGYLGFYLASGFAAGLAQYITAPFSPVPMVGASGAIAGVMGAYLLLFPKAQVDILVILIIIFKIITIPAWIMLALWLGMQFLGGFGTAADGGGVAYWAHAGGFVIGMLMALPLWLRRGGPRFWNRTHGHPPHPEARYDFKRTNVPRVRRRR encoded by the coding sequence ATGTTTCCGATCCGCGATCACAACCCCTCCGGCCGCATCCCCTTCGTCACCTACGGGCTGATCGCGGTCAACGTGGCTGTCTTCGTCGGGTATTTCGGTCTGTTCTCCAATCCGCAGATGCTGAACATGTTCTTCTGGGACTGGGCTCTTATCCCCGCGCGGATAAGCCAGGGCGACGGGCTCGGCGGCTTTGCGACCTCGATGTTCCTGCATGGCGGGATCATGCACCTTCTGGGCAACATGCTGTTTCTGTTCATCTTCGGGGACAATGTCGAAGACGAGATGGGGCATCTGGGCTATCTTGGCTTCTACCTGGCCTCGGGCTTTGCCGCGGGCCTGGCGCAATACATCACCGCGCCCTTCAGCCCGGTGCCGATGGTCGGTGCCTCAGGGGCGATCGCGGGCGTGATGGGGGCCTACTTGCTGCTGTTCCCGAAGGCGCAGGTCGATATCCTCGTGATCCTGATCATCATCTTCAAGATCATCACCATCCCCGCCTGGATCATGCTGGCGCTCTGGCTCGGGATGCAGTTCCTGGGCGGATTCGGCACGGCGGCGGATGGCGGCGGCGTGGCCTATTGGGCCCATGCGGGCGGCTTCGTGATCGGGATGCTGATGGCGCTTCCGCTATGGCTGCGCCGGGGCGGGCCGCGTTTCTGGAACCGCACCCATGGCCATCCCCCGCATCCCGAGGCACGCTACGACTTCAAGCGCACCAACGTGCCCCGAGTTCGGA
- a CDS encoding Lrp/AsnC family transcriptional regulator translates to MTNGLLDLDRFDQAILTTLAAEGRLSVTELARRIGLSKSPTQARLKRLEASGAILGYRAILDPIQLGLDHVAFVEVRLRDTSETALAEFNEAVAFIPEIEQAHLIAGNFDYLLKVRTSDMRAYRRVLADQISKLPHMASTSTYVAMEAVKEAGLADVT, encoded by the coding sequence ATGACAAATGGCCTTTTAGATCTCGACCGGTTCGATCAGGCGATCCTGACGACGCTGGCCGCCGAGGGGCGCCTTTCGGTGACCGAGCTTGCGCGGCGGATCGGCCTGTCGAAATCGCCGACCCAGGCCCGGCTCAAACGGCTGGAGGCCAGCGGCGCGATCCTGGGATACCGCGCGATCCTCGATCCGATCCAGCTCGGACTCGATCATGTGGCCTTTGTCGAGGTGCGGCTGCGCGACACGTCGGAAACCGCGCTGGCGGAGTTCAACGAGGCCGTCGCCTTCATTCCCGAGATCGAGCAGGCGCATCTGATCGCGGGCAATTTCGACTACCTCTTGAAAGTGCGGACGTCGGATATGCGCGCCTATCGCCGGGTGCTCGCCGATCAGATCTCGAAGCTGCCGCACATGGCGTCGACCTCGACCTACGTGGCGATGGAGGCGGTGAAGGAGGCCGGTCTCGCCGACGTGACTTGA
- a CDS encoding tetratricopeptide repeat protein — protein sequence MKSFALATALLAVPTLLLADCPAAPDHSAAIAETLDRIQAAEREMDARLLSNQLWEYWTDAPDEAAQELLDSAMRARESYDYLRARDALDRLVAYCPDYAEGYNQRAFVSFLTQNFEAALPDLDRVLALSPNHVAAMSGKALTLMGLGRDADAQEVLRAAVALNPWLSERHLLTEPPGEDI from the coding sequence ATGAAGTCCTTTGCGCTCGCCACGGCCCTTCTTGCCGTCCCGACCCTTCTGCTCGCAGATTGTCCCGCTGCGCCGGATCACTCTGCGGCCATTGCAGAGACGCTCGATCGCATACAGGCGGCAGAGCGCGAGATGGATGCGCGCCTCCTGTCGAACCAGCTTTGGGAATACTGGACCGATGCCCCGGACGAGGCCGCGCAGGAGCTTCTGGATAGCGCGATGCGCGCGCGGGAAAGCTACGATTACCTGCGGGCCCGCGACGCGCTGGATCGGCTCGTGGCCTATTGCCCGGACTATGCCGAAGGCTACAACCAGCGCGCCTTCGTGTCCTTCCTGACCCAGAACTTCGAGGCGGCGCTGCCCGATCTCGACCGCGTGCTGGCGCTCAGCCCGAACCACGTGGCTGCGATGTCCGGCAAGGCGCTGACCCTGATGGGGCTGGGCCGCGATGCCGACGCGCAGGAGGTGCTGCGCGCGGCGGTCGCGCTCAACCCGTGGCTGTCCGAACGCCACCTTCTGACAGAGCCGCCCGGCGAGGACATCTGA